The Cytobacillus oceanisediminis genomic interval GATCTGTTCTTAACCGAAACGGCAAAGTATGCTGATATTGTACTGCCGGCGGCTTCTTCTTTTGAGAATACGGACATATATTCATCCTATTGGCACCACTACATGCAAATTCAGGAGCCAGTCATTGAACCATACGGCGAGTCAAAATCTAATGTCGAAGTGTTTCGGCTTCTTGCAGAAGAAATGGGCTTACATGATGCTGTATTTAAAGAAACGGAAGAAGAAATGATTGATGCCGCATTAGATTTTCCGGCTAACCCCTTAATTGAGGAAATAAATGCTGAATCCCTGAAGAAAACCAAGTTTATCAAAGCGAGGGTAAAACCGCTTTTTCCAGGCAGGCTGCCCACGCCCAGCGGAAAAATAGAATTATTCTCGCAGAGAATGAAAGATGATGGATATCCTCCTCTGCCGACATACATACCGCTGAAGGAAGAAAATAAATTCCCTTTTCTGTTTGTGCCTGCACCGAACCATAACTTTTTGAATTCAACTTTTTCCAATAATACAAAACATGCAGCGATGGAGAAGGAACCGCGTCTTCACATAAATACAAGGGATGCTATAAATGCTGAAATTAAAGATGGTGACTTGGTTCGTATTTGGAATGAACGAGGGGAATGCGAACTTAAAGCGGCTGTTGGAGAACTTGTCCTTCCTGGTACAGTTGTTTCACAGGGCATATGGGCAGACGTCCCTGGAACAAATCATCTGGTCAATTCGCTGACTCCGGACCGGCTTTCTGATATGGGCGGCGGTGCCGTGTTCTTTTCAGGCCGGGTAAATGTTTCGAAAATCAGTAAAGATATTGACTAACCCCTGCAAAAATGCAGGGGTTTTTGTATTCTATGAAGCATTGTTAGGCTTAACATCAAAATCCTCTATGTATGAATCAATATCCGATGTATCTTTCAGGGCAATGACTTTTTTTCCTTCTGCAGCAAACCTGTCAAGCCGCTCAGCCATTTTCTTTTTGCGGGGTCCGTAAGTTGTCAGAATGAATTTTATAAACTTCCAGTCCATTTTCTCCTTGCATCCTGCTGCCATATCAGGCCGTGTTTTACCAAGATTGGTCAGCCATCTCTTCAATACCCTGTACAGACAGAGATACAGGGGAAGTTCTAGATATATGACTGTATCACACGCAGCTCCCCTGATTTCAAAAGTATTGCTGTAATTGCCTTCAATAATCCACTGCTGTTTTTTCACAAGTTCACGCTGGGCATCCGAAAATTCTTGAAGTCCGCTTTCCACCCAGCCGGGCTTCCAGAATACAGCATCCAGATGATGTACCTCAATGCCTGTTTTTTCACCTAATTTTCTGGCAAATGTTGATTTTCCTGCGCCTGCTGAAATCCCAATCACCATAATTCTTTTCAAATTATCAGGCTCCTTTCCAAAGCTGATTGATGACTTAGCCCAGTCTTTACGGAAAAGAATAATAACCACTTTAAAGGAAAAAATATCAACCATAGTCAATAAACGTACGAGGGAGGCAATCCCATGCAAAAGAATAAAACACGTCTCACAGCAGCTGAAATTGCATCTTTGTGGACTTCCTTTATGAATGACAGCATGGCTAAGTGCATTTTAGGGTTTATGCTTAAAGATCTGGAAGATAAAGAAATTAAGGGAGCAGTCCAATACGCATATGATTTGACCGCCACCCATTTAAACAAACTTGTCAAGTTTTTTCAGCAGAGTGAGCTGCCGGTGCCTAATGGTTTTTCTGATAACGACGTCATTATGTCTGCACCGTGGCTCTTTTCTGATATATTTTGTTTAACCTATATAAACCATATGGCTCGGACAGGTCTTATTTCTTATGGCGGCTTTCTCTCCATGAGTTCACGGGAAGACATATGTGAGTACTTTACAAATGGGCTTCATGAAACTTCCGTTCTATATAATAAGTCAACCCGGATTGCCCTTAGCAAAGGCCTGCTGGCAAGGCACCCTTCTATTGAAACGCCCCCTGTGACTGAATATATAGACAGCAAGAGTTATTTAAGCGGGCTGAATCCTTTGTCCAATAAAAGACCTTTAAATGCAATAGAAATATCACATCTATATATGAATGTCATGACCAATGCCATGGGGGTAAACTTAAGCCTCAGTTTTGCTCAGACCTCACCAGTAAAAGAGGTTTCAGATTTTATGCTCAGAGGTGCGGAAATAGCTAATAAACATATTAAAATCTTTACAGATATCCTGCTGCAAAATGATATTCCAACCCCCCGTCTGCCTGATGTCAGTGTCAGCAATTCGGTTACACAGACTTTTTCAGATAAGCTGATTATGTTCCATATGAGTTTAATCAGTGCTGCGGGAACCGGAAATTATGCTACAGCAGCAGCTGCCAGCCAGCGCAGCGATCTGGCAATTAATTATGAACGCTTGTCCATTGAAATTGCCAAATATGCCAAAACGGGAGCAGACATTATGATTAAACATCATTGGATGGAAAAGCCGCCCGGCACAAAAGACCGAAAAAAATTAGCTCAGAATAAAAACGGATCATGATGGAAAAAGGAGCTGGCCTGCTCTTTTTCCTTATGGTTCACCATATGACCTTTTCATTGCTGAGTTCAAAGCCTGAACAAGTGTTTCATGCCATCCCTCGGAATAATCAGCTATTTGCAGAGGATCGACCAGCATCCTTTCTGATGACTCATACCGTGCTTCAAAGTCGAGCATCCTTTCTATATTCATATGATAAAATACCTGATAGCCTATTTTGGGATATGCGCTTCTTTCAGTCCACAGCAGATTTTCACTATGGTCTGCGATAATATATCCCAAATGTGTGCACTGCCCTTCCACATAACCTTCTTCCATGGCTTCTCTCTTAAAACATTGTTCGGGGCTTTCACCCTTTTCTATGTGTCCGCCGGGAATATCCCACCCCCGGTTCTGCAAATTTACTAATAAAACCTTTTCTTCCAAAAAGCAAAACCCATGGGCGCTCGTAATTAATTCTCTCTCTGGAGGATATGCTGCCTCCTTCCAGGTTAATTTTATCCTTGCTCCGCCCCAATCCACGTAAGCAGCAGTCATATATTTACCTCTCTTTTTTTTAATCCGCTTGATTACATTCAACACTTGTGGTTTTATTTCCTCTTTTGCAGCTAAGTGGTTCCTGCTTAAAGATTTTTCTTGAAAAGTGCTATAATATGAAAGTATTTAAAAAAGAAGGGCTTGATCATATGGCAATAACAAAGAAAAAACGGGTATTAAAAGAGATAAGACAGCTCATCATGATCACGATAGGTGCGGTGATTGCAGCGGCAGGACTTGAGTTTTTCCTCGTCCCCAATAATATTCTCGATGGCGGGGTTATCGGTCTTTCCATTATCGCTGCTGAACTGACCGGGATGACCATGAGTATATTCTTGATTGTTTTAAACCTGCCATTTCTCTATATCGGCTTCCGTAAAATAGGAATGAAATTTACGATACATACGTTATACGGTGTTATAGTTTTATCTGCCAGTACCGCTTACCTGCATCATTTTGAGCCGGTTACCAATGATTTATTTTTAGCGACAGTCATTGGAGCTGTCATTCTCGGTACAGGGGTCGGCCTTGTGATCAGAACTGGCGGAGCTTTGGATGGATCAGAAATCATCGCCATCCTAGTCAGCAAGAAGCGTCCAGTGTCTGTCGGCCAATTTATCATGATTGTCAACGTATTTATATTTATTCTTGCGGCCTTCCTCGTTTTCAGCTGGGAAACAGCCATGTACTCCATTATCACCTATTATATTGCTTATAAAATGATTGATATCGTTGTGGAAGGTATGGAAGAGCTGAAGTCGGTTACGATCATTTCTGATACGCCTGAAGAAATCTCTGCAGAGCTTATGAAGCAATTGGGGCGGGGAATGACCTATATTCAGGGCCAGGGTGTTTTTACTGGTGAGCCGAAAAAAATCATTTATACCATCGTAACACGGATTGAATTATCTACGCTCCGTTCGATTGTGGAAGATATCGACCCGAATGCATTAGTGGCTATAGAAAATATTGCCGATGTCAGCGGCAGCAACTTTGACAAGGGTACAGCGCATTAAATGTAAATTGAAAAAGCAGGCTCCCTTCACATGCATCAGTGATGGAGACTGCTTTTTTTGCTATAAAAACAGCAGCAAGCTGAGCGCCATGACGGCCATTCCTGCCACAAGACCATAAATGGAGGTATGGGCTTCATCATACTTCTTGGCAGCCGGCAATAATTCATCGAGAGAAATGAACACCATTATTCCGGCAACTGCGGCAAAAATGACACCAAACATTACATCGTTTAAATATGGCATTAAAATCAAGTATGCCACAAATGCGCCAATTGGCTCTGACAGACCTGATAAAAATGAAAGCTTAAAAGCCTTCTTCTTGCTCCCAGTGGCATAATAGACAGGAACTGAGACAGCAATCCCCTCTGGAATATTATGGATTGCGATAGCCGCCGCAATGGCGATTCCAAGCGATGGGTCCTGGAGTGCAGATGTAAAAGTTGCAATTCCTTCCGGGAAGTTATGAATCGCAATCGCCAAAGCCGCAAAGGTCCCCATTTTTAAGAGTGCCGGATCTTCGACGACCTTGCCTGCATCATTCATTTCTTCAACTGTTCTTACTTCATGCGGGTTATCCTTTTTAGGAATAAACCGATCAATTAACGCAATGAGGATTATCCCCCCAAAAAAACCTCCAACAGTTGCCCAGTTGCCGTTTACTTGACCTAATGCTCCTACAAGTGCATCTTTTGCTTTTACAAAGATTTCAATCATGGAGACATAAATCATTACACCTGCGGAAAAGCCAAGTGCCAATGATAAAAACTTCGTATTCGTTCTAGAAGTAAAAAAAGCCATTAAACTGCCAATACCTGTCGCTAAGCCGGCAAACAATGTGAGACCTAATGCAAATAATACTTCCTGCGACATTTCACTCTCTCCTTTTTCACTGTTGCCAAAAAGTTTCTCCAGGGCAACTTTTGCCTTAAAAAAATATATATCCAAGATTACTAAAAGTATATGCGCCTATCTTAAAAAGTTTACTTTGGTAAACATTTTATCTCCAACGCAAACCAAAAGCAATAAAAATAACTCTGCAATTCATTTTTCTTCAATATTATAAGAATGATTCAGGAAAATGTGCATTATAAAAAGCAAAAAAACCTCCGCCATTTACCACAGCGAAGATCAATCCCAGAAACACTTTAATTTGAAAAGTTCCTGAAAGTACCCTCATACTGATAAAAAGGCTGCAGGGGTTATATCAGGGACTGCTTTCCATGCGTGCTGCTAAAAAGCGGACAGCTGAAGGATGAAGCAGGGTATCGGCATCAAGCGTGATAACATACTCTGTTGTCACATGCTGCAGTCATTTGTTTAATGCATGGAATTTTCCCGGCTTAGATTCCTTTAAAACTATGATTTCAATGTTAAGCTCTTTTTTAGCCCTTACTAATTCACAATAGGTATTATCTGAAGAACGATTATCTATAACAATAGCTTTAATTTTGCCTTTATAATCCTGGCTCGTCACATAGCTTAACGTCTGAAAGATTGTACTGCAGAAAAGAGGTGGCTGAATACTAACTTTTTATTAATGGAGACATATAATTTTTTTCTTCCGCGTCTTGCCATCGGTTTGATGGGTGTTAGACTTGGCTGCATAGGCTCACCTTCAGAATAATATATTTAATTAAAAAATATATTATTTTGAAGGTGAAGTATCGCGGTAAATAATACCAGAATCCCAGCCGGATGAATCTTGCAATTCTGACGCATGGGTTCGAGAATATTCATATGCTGAACTTCCTATTACTCCGGGTAGGTATCCCTTAAAAAATCAATTGATTGAACAATTAATTCCTTTAGCACTTCTACATCGATATCTGCAATCTTATTTATGTAAACACAAGCTTTTCCAGTTGTATGTTTCCCAAACCGTTCAAGCAATTCATCTCTTTTTTTATCCCCGGGTGCAAAATAAAGGCTGATTTTTGCCTTTCTTGGCGAAAAGCCAACAAGTGGTGCATCCCCTTCATGACCAGTTGCATATTTATAATGATACGAACCAAAGCCAATGATGCTTGGTCCCCACATTTTTGCCTGATAGCCTGTCGTTTCTGTAAAGATATCCAGCAGCCTATATGCATCCTCCCTCTTTTTAGGACTCTCAACCTTTTCTATAAATTCAATTACACTATTATCGTTCTCCTTTGTTTTAACTTCGTACATAATAGGCCAACTCCTTATTTGGATTTGAATAGTACTTCTCTAAAAAACAGGTAATGTCCTTCTGAAAACCAATCTCCCAGCAAAAAAAGAGCAACCATATGATTGGTCCTCACCCGCTTCTTATTTTAGAAAGGTACCTTCCATATACTCCTTATAAGCGGTTCTAATTTCTTCTTCAGTGTTCATAACAAACGGTCCACGTGCAACAACCTTTTCTTTGACTGGCTCGCCTGCATATAGTAAAAAGCGCAAAGGCTCTTCGGCTTTAACGAAAATTTCGCTTCCAGCGTTCCCGCCATCTCCCAATTCAAGAACCTGGCCTTTTGCTGCATGTGCTTCATTTTCTCCAAAAACCCCGCTGCCTTCTAAAATATAGATGAAGCCCTTGTAGCTTCCAGGCAGGTCTTGCGAGGCTGCCGTACCTTTTTTCATCCTTGCTTCAACCATCGTTACAGGCACATGATTTATGGCAGGAGATACAACCCCCTTCGAGGATCCGGAGAAGACTTTAAAAATAACGCCCTCTTCCTCTCTTACAGGAACTTCACTGCCTTTAAGATTTTGATATCTTGGCGCTGTCATTTTCTTCTCGCTGGGAAGATTGATCCACAGCTGCAGCGAATGGGCAGTTATTCCTTCTAATGGCACTTCGTTATGAACGACACCGCTGCCTGCTGTCATCCATTGAACATCACCAGGCCCTAACACGCCTCCCTCACCGGAATGACTATCGAAATGCTCAATAGCCCCTTCAATGACATAAGTTACGGTTTCTATGCCGCGATGGGGATGGACGTCAAACGCGCCCTTTTGGAATTTATCCTCCATCATCAGTAGGAATGGGTCAAACTTTTCCCAATTCCCTGGTTCTATCACAGGGCCTGCTGCATGAATGGGACTATGCTCCTGCAGATTTACTTTCCTGATAGAAGCAATTTCCCGCTTAGTTATTTCCTCACTTTCCATATGCCATTTCTCCCCTTTACATGTAAAGGGAGCAATTGTAAGACAATTGCTCCCTCTATGATTATTGATTACCTTTTTTAACCCATCCGGCAACTGTGACAGTTCTTTTCGCCTGATGCTTAACAGCTTCCTTCACATCTTCAATCATTTTTCCATCCTGGTCAACCGTTACGCTTGTTCCATATGGATTGCCGCCTGCTCCGAAGAGAACCGGATCTGTATAACCAGGAGCAGCCACAATCGCACCCCAATGATACATTGTAGTATAAAGCGAAAGAATAGTTGCTTCCTGGCCGCCATGCGGATTTTGGGCTGATGTCATTGCGCTTACTGCCTTATTCGCAAGCTTTCCTTTCGCCCAAAGACCGCCAGTTGTATCAAGGAACTGCTTCATTTGGGAAGGCATATTGCCGAAACGGGTCGGTACGCTGAATATAATGGCATCTGCCCATTCTAGATCGTCTGGCTTAATTTCAGGTACATCCTTTGTCGCCTCGACAGTTGCTTTCCATGCAGGATTGCCTTCAATTGCTGATTGCGGCGCCAGTTCTGGAACCTTAAAAACTTTAACTTCCGCACCAGCTTCTTTGCCGCCTTCCTCCGCCCATTTAGACAATTGATAGTTTGTTCCGCCCATGCTGTAAAAAATGACTGCCAATTTTACATTTTCCATATTACTCGTCTCCTTTTTAGTTGAATTTCCAAATAACCTTGATAGGATACCCATGTCTGCACCGCCTATTCTTTCAATTCTCTTCCCTTATATTCATTAGATTAACTATTTTTATATTTGTTTATACCAGCGGGCTGCAGCCTGAACTTCACCCATGGTTAATTGGTGACCAAAACTTTCCCAGTGAAGTTCGACTTTCGCTCCTGCACTTTCCAATAAAGACTGTAAATCAGTGGATTCTTCTGCCGGACAAATCGGGTCATTGGTTCCTGCCGCGATAAATACTGATGTTCCGCTAAGATCAGGCAGTTCAGCACCACGCCTTGGAACCATCGGATGGTGCAGAATCGCTGCTTTTAAGGAGTTTTCATGATGGAATAATAAGCTTCCTGCAATATTAGCTCCATTTGAATAGCCAATTGCCACAATGTTTTCACGCTCAAATTCGTATTTTTGTACAGCTTCATCTAAAAAGCCGTTTAATTCTTTTGTGCGGAAAATCAGATCTTTTTCATCAAAGACACCTTCTGCCAGCCTGCGGAAAAATCTCGGCATACCATTTTCCAGCACATTTCCGCGCACACTTAGAACAGAGGCTTCCGGATCAATATGCCCTGCAAGCGGAAGCAGGTCAGTTTCTGTACCTCCCGTTCCGTGAAGCAGCAATAATACAGGTTTAGAAGGATCTTTTCCTTTTTGAAAAATATGTTTCATAGTATCTTCCCCTCTTCGTTTTAATCCAGTTCCCTAACTTTAATAGGGATTAATTTCCGCTCGATGCGATTTCTCATATCCTCATATTGTTCAGGAAGCATCAGCTTCTCTCCCATTTTCCCAGGTGATTCGTCATGAGCAAATCCAGGAGGGTCGGTTGCAATCTCAAAAAGAATTTCCCCTTGCTCCCGAAAATAAATGGCATTAAAATAATTCCGGTCCCTGACTGGCGTCACGCCATAGCCATTTGACCTCACATATTCCTGCCACTCCAATTGATCCTCGTCATCTTCTGACCGCCAGGCGATATGATGGACAGTGCCGACACCCATCTGGCCGCGCTTGCCGGAAATCTTTTTCAGGTCTATGACATTGCCGATTTGAGCTGAGGATTGGAATCGGATCATTTCTCCTTCTTCCCCAATGCGTTCAAGGCCCATTACCCTTTCAAGCAGATGTGCAGTTTGTTCAGGCTGGGATGAATAAAGAGTCGCCCCGGCAAAACCCTTTATTGCAACATCAGGAGTGATGCCTCCAAAAGACCATGTATTAAGCTCTCCCTCATCTCTTTCCACCATTTCTAATACCAGGCCATGTGGATCAAGAAGCTTTATTGATTCTTCTCCGAATCTTTTTTCTATTGTGTAAGAAATTTTGAATTTCTTAAATCTGTCTTGCCAAAATCCAAGGGCACCCTTGGGAATGGCATAGGAGGTGACCCTAACCTGCCATCCCCTATGACTCCCGGGAAGGCATTTGCCCATGGAAAGAAAGTAATAATTGTCCCAGGCTTTCCTTCTTCATTGCCAAAGTACAGATGATAAGTCCCGGGGTCATCAAAATTCACGGTCTGCTTGACCATTCTCAAACCTAGTACTCCTGCATAGAAATCTACATTCTCCTGCGGATGGCCGACGATGGCAGTGATATGATGGATCCCACTAGTTTTTCTGCCCACTCTTTACACCTCTCCCTATTTAATGTAACCTAAGTTCAGCCAATAAAACTCATTTCAATTCAAATATTTTCATTTCAAGATATTAAACCGCAATTTAAATATCTGTTCGTCTTTTCACTTTTTCAAGTAAATTTATTAAATGATCCAGCTCAGCTGAATTCAATTCTTCAAAAAAAGAGTTCACCCATTGCTGGTGTTTCGGCATAATCTCTTCCAATAACTTATTTCCTTTGTCAGTTAAACCAATATGAATCGCCCGGCGGTCATTCGGACATGCGATCCGTTTGGCATATCCCTTTTCCACAAGCTTATCAATTACATAAGTCATCGAGCCGCTCGTAATTAGTATCCTCTTACCAATTTCGTGTATCGTTTGCATATCTTTGTGGTATAGAGCTTCCAGCACAGAAAACTCGGTCATGCTAAGGCTATAATTGGTGATACTGTCCTTAATGCATTCATGGATGGACTTGGATGTCTGCATGAGAATCAGGAATGCCGGGTTAGGGCACGACCTTTCCATATTATCACCTACCTCAATACCTCGAATTAATTTATCTTGATTTCGAGATAATTATAAAATACATTTATGATTGTGTCAATCTTCCGATTTGAAGAACTCTTTCTTCATTCTGCAGTGAAAACGCACTGAATATATTATTTCATTCAGCATATTGACTTCATATTTAACATAAAGGTATATATGAATTATAATATTAGAATTTTCCGATAAATAAAGGGGTGAGGGAATGTATAATGCATACTGCCGAATGTATCAAAAAACCTTCAAGCTGGTATCGCCTTTTCTGCCATGGCGGGAACCTGAATTATTAGAAGGTGCCAATAGCCTGGACAAGCTTCCTGATCTTATTAAGAGGAAAAACATCAGCAGAATTCTGATTGTAACTGACAGCGGCATCAGCGCTCTTGGCCTAATGAATGGTTTGCTGTTAAATTTACAGAAAAAGAACATTGTATTTTTTATATATGATAAAACCATTCCAAATCCGACAATTACTAATATTGAAGAAGCACTGGAAGTATATAAAAAGAATGACTGCCAGGGGATTATTGCTTTTGGCGGGGGTTCTCCGATGGATTGCGCCAAAGGAGTTGGTGCAAGAGCTGTGAAGCCAAAGAAAAGCATTTCACAATTAAAAGGCCAATTTAAGGTTAGAAAAGAGCTCCCTCCCCTTTTTGCAGTTCCAACCACAGCAGGTACTGGAAGTGAAGCCACTGTTGCAGCGGTCATTACCGACAGCAAATCACATGAAAAATATGCGATCATTGATTTGAACCTAATCCCGCATTATGCAGTTCTTGACCCCTTGATAACATTAAAAATGCCACCTCATATAACAGCAGCAACCGGTATGGATGCACTAACCCATGCCGTCGAAGCCTACATTGGCAGAAGCAATACAGCAGAGACTAGAAAATTCAGCATCGATGCAGTCCGGCTAATTTATGATAATCTTTATGAAACATACAAGAATGGCGAAAACCTGACGGCAAGAGCCAATATGCAAAAAGCTGCTTATCTCGCAGGACTGGCTTTCACCAGGGCCTATGTTGGCAATGTTCATGCTATTGCCCATACGCTCGGAGGTTTTTATTCGGTCCCTCACGGTTTGGCAAATGCCATCATCCTTCCATATGTCCTGGAGCATTATGGAGAGGCAGTGTGGAATCCTTTGGCTGAGCTGGCAGAGGCTGCTGGTATCGGCGATGCAGCAGATTCGGCTGAAGAAAATGCAAAGAACTTTATCCTCAGCATAAAATCCCTAAACAGCAGAATGGGGATTCCGCCAAAAGTGAGCGGAATTCAAGACAGTGACATTCCCATCATGGCTGAACGTGCCTTAAAGGAAGCAAATCCCCTGTATCCTGTTCCGAAAATCTTCAGCAGAGATGATATGTTTAGACTGTACCAGCTGATAAAAGATTAAGAGTCAGATTGCACTTGACTGCAATCTGCCTTTCTAAAACCGTTTCTTTATAAAATTCATGAATACAAGCATGGAAGTTGATATCAGTAATATAATTGAAACCCACATCCACGCCATTTCCATATCCCCTGAATCCATAGCAACGTAGATCGCGGTGGGAAGTGTTTGTGTCTTTCCGGGAATATTGCCTGCAAACATTAATGTGGCCCCAAATTCTCCTATTGCCCTTGCAAAGCTTAATATTGCTCCTGTCATGATGGCTTTAGAAGCCAGCGGCATCGTTACATACAGAAAAACCTTTAAATCTGATGCACCATCGACTCTTGAGGCGTCTTCAATCTCATTGTCAATGGATTCAAAACCAGCCCTTGCAGATTGATACATCAGAGGAAAGGCTACTACGGCCGCTGCAATAACAGCAGCCCACCACGTGAAAATAACTGGCCCGTTAAACAGCCATTCAATCCCTCGGCCGACGAAAGATTGCTTTCCGAAAACCACAATCAGCAGAAATCCTACAACGGAAGGCGGAAGGACCAATGGCAAAAGCAGCAAAGTATCTATAATTGCCTGGCCTTTAAACGTCCGATTTGCCATCAATTTTGCAGCTAAAACCCCTATCACTAAAACAGCGAGAAGCGATATAGAGGCAATTTCCAGTGAGAGTTTAACCGGTGACCAAAAGTATTCGGATTGAATCATTTCAGCAGGTAAGAAAAACCGTATTGCTCCATTTTAGACATACCTTGTTCAGATTGCATAAATCCGTAGAAAAGCTGTGCCGCTTCCCGGTTTTTACTCTCATTTAAAACTCCCAGCGGATAGAAAATAACCATATAAACTCCTTTGTAAATAGAAATACATCTGTTAAATATAATATACCTTATCATTATAAATGAAAAATTAAGAGCAGCATTCTATTAACTTGGATTTTTTGTGTCAAAAGTCATATTTAGATTTTTATAGTAAATCACTGTTGCCTCCAAATGGCCATGGGCAGACTGTGCGAAGCCTGGTATGATGCCTGCTTTAACATATCCTGCTGATTGATAAAGGATATTGGAAACATCTCCTTCTCTTGTATCAAGCACAAGCAGGCTTCGGCCCTCCTGCTTCGCTTTATCTTCTGCGGCTTTTAATAGCAGGCGTCCCAGACCCTTTCTGCGGATGGAGGGATCAGTCATTAATTTTGCAATCTCCGCACGATGGATTCCATTTTCTTTCTGGCATAAATGGAGCTGGATTGTTCCGGCAGCTTTCCCATCCATTACAGCTAAAAACAAAACCACATCATTATTATTTATTAAATCCTCCCAATATTCCTCTGCCTTATCTTGATCAAGCGGGGGCAGAAACCCTATTGACGCTCCCTCATTTACCACCTCAATTAATAGTTTGGACAGCTCTTTTTTATATCCTTCAATGGATTTAACCTCGAAAATATCCATTCCCATTCACCCGTTTCTTTAATTTATCAAACAAATCCGCTTCTAGCGAATCTAATACATTAACATTCCATATAAGTAAAAAGTTCTCCTCCCTTCCTCAAAACAAAACTCCAAATAAAAAGCTCTGCCAAAAATTTCAGGCAAAGCTTTCATTATGCTTTTATCGGAACCAGCCCTTCATCTTAAACCACCAAAACATGCCCAAGGCAATAATAAACATTAAAAACAGCGTTTCAAAGTATCCATATTTCCATGTTAATTCCGGCATGTTTTCAAAATTCATTCCGTAAATGCCCGCTATGAAGGTTAATGGCATGAATATAGTGGTTATCACGGTAAGGACTCTCATCACCCGGTTTGTCTGATGTGAGTTGATCGATAAATAACTGTCACGGATATCGGTCGTCAATTCCCTGTTTCCATCAATCATTTCAGTCAATTTCAATAAGTGGTCATGAATATCAGCAAAGTATTCGTATCTTTCCTTTACCCCTTTAAGTCTATGGGAATTAATTACACGGTATATTAAATCCCGCATCGGAATGACAGTATATCTTATCTGCAATAAATGATGGCGTATATCAAATAATTTCTCCAATAATTCTTCCATAGTTTCATCATTTGGATTATCTTCAATGAGACTCAAACGATCTTCCAGCTGATAAACGATGGGAAAGTAATTATCCACTATTTTATCAATGATATGGTACATGACCAGATAGGGGTCCCATTTATTAATTTTCTTACTCAGGCTCAGCCTTTCCCAAACATCATTCATTT includes:
- a CDS encoding DUF3231 family protein → MQKNKTRLTAAEIASLWTSFMNDSMAKCILGFMLKDLEDKEIKGAVQYAYDLTATHLNKLVKFFQQSELPVPNGFSDNDVIMSAPWLFSDIFCLTYINHMARTGLISYGGFLSMSSREDICEYFTNGLHETSVLYNKSTRIALSKGLLARHPSIETPPVTEYIDSKSYLSGLNPLSNKRPLNAIEISHLYMNVMTNAMGVNLSLSFAQTSPVKEVSDFMLRGAEIANKHIKIFTDILLQNDIPTPRLPDVSVSNSVTQTFSDKLIMFHMSLISAAGTGNYATAAAASQRSDLAINYERLSIEIAKYAKTGADIMIKHHWMEKPPGTKDRKKLAQNKNGS
- the wrbA gene encoding NAD(P)H:quinone oxidoreductase, with amino-acid sequence MENVKLAVIFYSMGGTNYQLSKWAEEGGKEAGAEVKVFKVPELAPQSAIEGNPAWKATVEATKDVPEIKPDDLEWADAIIFSVPTRFGNMPSQMKQFLDTTGGLWAKGKLANKAVSAMTSAQNPHGGQEATILSLYTTMYHWGAIVAAPGYTDPVLFGAGGNPYGTSVTVDQDGKMIEDVKEAVKHQAKRTVTVAGWVKKGNQ
- the zupT gene encoding zinc transporter ZupT, whose product is MSQEVLFALGLTLFAGLATGIGSLMAFFTSRTNTKFLSLALGFSAGVMIYVSMIEIFVKAKDALVGALGQVNGNWATVGGFFGGIILIALIDRFIPKKDNPHEVRTVEEMNDAGKVVEDPALLKMGTFAALAIAIHNFPEGIATFTSALQDPSLGIAIAAAIAIHNIPEGIAVSVPVYYATGSKKKAFKLSFLSGLSEPIGAFVAYLILMPYLNDVMFGVIFAAVAGIMVFISLDELLPAAKKYDEAHTSIYGLVAGMAVMALSLLLFL
- a CDS encoding YitT family protein, translating into MAITKKKRVLKEIRQLIMITIGAVIAAAGLEFFLVPNNILDGGVIGLSIIAAELTGMTMSIFLIVLNLPFLYIGFRKIGMKFTIHTLYGVIVLSASTAYLHHFEPVTNDLFLATVIGAVILGTGVGLVIRTGGALDGSEIIAILVSKKRPVSVGQFIMIVNVFIFILAAFLVFSWETAMYSIITYYIAYKMIDIVVEGMEELKSVTIISDTPEEISAELMKQLGRGMTYIQGQGVFTGEPKKIIYTIVTRIELSTLRSIVEDIDPNALVAIENIADVSGSNFDKGTAH
- a CDS encoding NUDIX hydrolase; the protein is MTAAYVDWGGARIKLTWKEAAYPPERELITSAHGFCFLEEKVLLVNLQNRGWDIPGGHIEKGESPEQCFKREAMEEGYVEGQCTHLGYIIADHSENLLWTERSAYPKIGYQVFYHMNIERMLDFEARYESSERMLVDPLQIADYSEGWHETLVQALNSAMKRSYGEP
- a CDS encoding pirin family protein, whose translation is MESEEITKREIASIRKVNLQEHSPIHAAGPVIEPGNWEKFDPFLLMMEDKFQKGAFDVHPHRGIETVTYVIEGAIEHFDSHSGEGGVLGPGDVQWMTAGSGVVHNEVPLEGITAHSLQLWINLPSEKKMTAPRYQNLKGSEVPVREEEGVIFKVFSGSSKGVVSPAINHVPVTMVEARMKKGTAASQDLPGSYKGFIYILEGSGVFGENEAHAAKGQVLELGDGGNAGSEIFVKAEEPLRFLLYAGEPVKEKVVARGPFVMNTEEEIRTAYKEYMEGTFLK
- a CDS encoding DUF1801 domain-containing protein, giving the protein MYEVKTKENDNSVIEFIEKVESPKKREDAYRLLDIFTETTGYQAKMWGPSIIGFGSYHYKYATGHEGDAPLVGFSPRKAKISLYFAPGDKKRDELLERFGKHTTGKACVYINKIADIDVEVLKELIVQSIDFLRDTYPE
- a CDS encoding topology modulation protein, with the protein product MKRIMVIGISAGAGKSTFARKLGEKTGIEVHHLDAVFWKPGWVESGLQEFSDAQRELVKKQQWIIEGNYSNTFEIRGAACDTVIYLELPLYLCLYRVLKRWLTNLGKTRPDMAAGCKEKMDWKFIKFILTTYGPRKKKMAERLDRFAAEGKKVIALKDTSDIDSYIEDFDVKPNNAS